Proteins encoded within one genomic window of Gracilimonas sp.:
- a CDS encoding endonuclease/exonuclease/phosphatase family protein, producing MNNKPLHYLGVLIFLSAVLFTGCSSKNNPLPDNNEPIPNTEFDAIGTASSLDFATWNLEWFGDISEGPSNEQLQLDNIEFVISGLEADIWSVQEITSSSHFNTLLDKLDGYEGILANDPTVQSDSAYYDDFGGNEQKVGLVYKTDIITVNSAQVILTDYDHEFAGRPPVEFQLSATINNITQDFIVVLLHAKCCTDNESYERKQTGAEALKSYLDQTWPDAYVMVIGDFNDDVDTSITSSKSSAYQNFVDDSLNYIFPTKELSDAGISSTVSYPDVIDHHLTSNELYNFYIENSVISFPADDYVTNYGNTTSDHYPVLSQYTLQSGN from the coding sequence ATGAATAACAAGCCTCTCCATTATTTAGGCGTACTTATTTTTCTTTCGGCCGTTTTATTTACAGGATGCAGCAGCAAGAATAACCCGCTTCCCGATAATAATGAACCCATTCCCAATACCGAATTTGATGCAATAGGCACTGCCTCTTCTCTGGACTTTGCCACATGGAATTTGGAATGGTTTGGAGATATCAGTGAAGGCCCATCCAATGAGCAACTTCAGCTTGATAATATTGAATTCGTAATTTCAGGCCTGGAAGCAGACATTTGGTCGGTGCAGGAAATCACTTCATCCTCTCACTTTAATACTTTGTTGGACAAACTTGACGGTTATGAAGGAATTCTAGCAAATGATCCGACAGTTCAAAGTGATTCTGCTTACTACGATGATTTTGGGGGAAACGAACAAAAAGTAGGACTGGTATACAAAACAGATATAATCACTGTAAATAGTGCTCAAGTAATACTGACCGATTATGATCATGAATTTGCAGGGCGGCCACCTGTTGAATTTCAACTTTCAGCCACTATCAATAACATAACTCAAGACTTCATCGTAGTTTTGTTGCATGCCAAATGCTGTACAGATAATGAGTCGTATGAGCGGAAACAAACAGGAGCGGAAGCACTTAAATCTTATCTTGACCAAACATGGCCGGATGCTTACGTAATGGTTATCGGGGATTTTAACGATGACGTGGACACTTCGATTACCTCCTCTAAAAGCTCCGCATATCAAAATTTTGTAGATGATTCATTGAACTACATCTTTCCCACGAAAGAACTTTCTGATGCCGGTATCTCTTCTACGGTCTCCTATCCGGATGTCATTGATCATCACCTAACCTCCAATGAGTTGTATAACTTCTATATAGAAAATTCGGTTATTTCATTTCCTGCAGATGATTATGTAACTAATTATGGCAATACAACCAGTGATCACTATCCTGTGTTATCGCAATATACTCTGCAATCCGGAAATTGA
- the cdaA gene encoding diadenylate cyclase CdaA, which translates to MFPIGFLEFGIKDFVETLIIALVLVYLYRWVKGTFAIQAALGILFVVIINVVIGLLGFTTINSILSQILDVGIIALIILFQPEIRKLLYRLGTNTSLDRFFSTSNSDKTIDEVVTAVKEMSKHKIGALIVFARTSSLQDLVDAGVNIDAEIRSELLVTIFKKETPLHDGAVVIRGNRIVAASCYLPISQNPNISTSFGTRHRAAVGISESNNVFVIVVSEETGRISIARNGALTSGLTIQKLRAEMEESFGDQKFDEDVAFSSPQADINLN; encoded by the coding sequence TTGTTTCCTATTGGTTTTCTCGAATTCGGAATTAAAGATTTCGTCGAGACGCTCATTATTGCGCTCGTCTTGGTCTATCTATATCGATGGGTAAAGGGGACGTTTGCCATTCAGGCTGCATTGGGAATTTTGTTTGTAGTGATTATAAATGTGGTAATTGGTCTGCTTGGCTTTACTACCATCAATTCAATTTTAAGTCAAATACTGGATGTGGGAATTATCGCTCTGATTATTCTCTTCCAGCCTGAAATCAGAAAGCTGCTCTACCGGCTTGGAACCAATACAAGTCTTGACCGTTTTTTCTCAACCTCTAATTCTGATAAGACCATTGATGAAGTGGTTACGGCCGTAAAAGAAATGTCGAAGCATAAAATTGGTGCTTTGATTGTCTTTGCCCGAACATCTTCTTTGCAGGATTTAGTGGATGCAGGGGTTAACATTGACGCTGAAATCAGAAGCGAATTATTGGTAACAATCTTCAAAAAAGAAACCCCTTTGCACGATGGTGCTGTTGTGATTCGGGGAAATAGAATTGTTGCGGCAAGCTGTTACCTCCCTATATCACAGAATCCAAATATCTCTACTTCATTTGGGACGAGACACCGTGCAGCCGTAGGAATCAGTGAGTCCAATAATGTCTTTGTGATTGTGGTATCAGAAGAAACCGGCAGGATCTCTATTGCCCGCAACGGCGCACTCACAAGCGGCTTAACTATTCAAAAACTCCGGGCTGAAATGGAAGAATCGTTCGGAGATCAAAAATTTGATGAAGACGTCGCTTTCAGTTCCCCCCAAGCCGACATAAATTTGAACTGA
- the folP gene encoding dihydropteroate synthase: MGILNATPDSFSDGGKYTDLSRAMDRIHLMLKNGAEIIDVGGESTRPGADPVSVQQEMDRVMPILEKAIPVFKKAVFSIDTTKVEVAEKALEAGAKIVNDVSGMQKEPGLADLCAKYDAAYVLMHTQGDPKTMQKNPEYEDVVKDVMNFFEQQLAEAKKRGAHKVILDPGIGFGKTTEHNLKLIAHLDKFHKFDLPILVGASRKSMIGKILNNRPTDGRLTGTVALHYHALTKGANILRVHDVKEAFDSIRIFNAVQSQQ; the protein is encoded by the coding sequence ATGGGGATTTTAAATGCTACGCCCGATTCTTTCAGCGATGGCGGTAAATACACGGATCTCAGCAGGGCGATGGATCGTATACATTTGATGCTGAAGAACGGGGCTGAAATTATTGACGTGGGTGGGGAATCAACACGCCCCGGGGCAGATCCTGTTTCTGTTCAACAGGAAATGGACCGTGTAATGCCCATCCTTGAAAAAGCAATTCCGGTTTTTAAAAAAGCCGTCTTTTCGATTGATACCACCAAGGTTGAAGTCGCAGAAAAAGCGTTAGAAGCCGGCGCAAAAATTGTGAATGACGTAAGCGGGATGCAAAAAGAACCCGGGCTTGCTGACTTATGTGCAAAATACGATGCTGCTTATGTTTTAATGCATACTCAGGGTGATCCTAAAACCATGCAGAAAAATCCCGAGTATGAGGATGTGGTAAAGGATGTAATGAATTTTTTTGAGCAGCAACTGGCGGAAGCAAAAAAAAGAGGGGCTCATAAAGTTATTCTCGACCCGGGAATAGGTTTTGGTAAAACAACAGAGCATAATCTTAAATTGATTGCTCATCTTGACAAATTCCATAAATTTGATTTACCTATATTGGTTGGAGCTTCCCGCAAGTCCATGATTGGTAAGATATTAAACAACCGGCCTACAGACGGTCGACTTACAGGTACTGTTGCACTTCACTATCATGCACTTACAAAAGGCGCAAATATATTGCGTGTGCACGATGTGAAGGAAGCTTTCGATTCAATTCGTATATTCAACGCAGTTCAATCTCAACAATAA
- a CDS encoding DUF3470 domain-containing protein yields MAYVVTEPCIQCKYTNCAAVCPVDAFREGPNFLTIDPFECIDCDACVSECPVEAIYPDDEVPEKWEDYIELNERLAEAWDDRIINETQDALPDADDWAAKEDKRDQLIETW; encoded by the coding sequence ATGGCTTACGTTGTAACTGAACCCTGCATTCAATGTAAATATACTAACTGCGCCGCCGTCTGTCCGGTTGATGCTTTTCGTGAAGGACCAAACTTTTTGACGATTGATCCTTTTGAATGTATCGATTGTGACGCTTGTGTTTCTGAATGTCCGGTAGAAGCAATTTACCCGGATGATGAGGTGCCGGAAAAATGGGAAGACTATATTGAGCTGAATGAACGTCTTGCTGAAGCTTGGGACGATCGTATTATCAACGAAACTCAGGATGCATTACCGGATGCCGATGATTGGGCTGCCAAAGAAGATAAACGAGATCAACTGATAGAAACCTGGTAA
- a CDS encoding ectonucleotide pyrophosphatase/phosphodiesterase, with protein sequence MKNYFLSLFILLMAFGCTAQQPESEKLLLVSFDGFRHDYLTKAETPNFDKLVETGVISEGLIPIFPSKTFPNHYAIATGLYPENNGFVGNNMYDPEMDARFTIRDREAVENPAWYEGEPIWNTVEKAGKKAGTMFWVGSETPIQDMRPTHWKVYDESMKDSARIDTVVKWLSYDDPGQVDFATLYFHFVDTQGHWYGPDSPQVIEAIKRADELVGYLIQRMNEEALTDITNLMIVSDHGMAEVSQDKIVVLDDMINPDDLEVVAYSPALMANVKGDKLDEVYTALKQNEEHFKVYKKENIPERYHLKNHPRVPELLLVADLGYTINSKEYFDAREDYPSGGAHGFDNREKEMHAIFVANGPDFKKGYQMKSFENIHLYDLMATLLNIKPANTDGSIDSVSVMLN encoded by the coding sequence ATGAAAAACTACTTTTTGAGTTTGTTTATTTTGCTAATGGCTTTTGGGTGTACTGCTCAGCAGCCGGAATCTGAAAAATTATTATTGGTATCCTTTGACGGTTTCCGACATGATTATTTAACCAAAGCTGAAACCCCAAATTTTGATAAACTTGTAGAGACCGGAGTAATAAGTGAAGGACTTATCCCCATTTTCCCTTCTAAAACATTTCCCAATCATTACGCTATAGCCACCGGTTTATATCCTGAGAATAACGGCTTTGTCGGGAACAACATGTACGATCCGGAAATGGATGCACGCTTTACGATCAGAGACCGGGAGGCAGTTGAAAATCCCGCTTGGTATGAAGGGGAGCCCATCTGGAATACGGTGGAGAAAGCGGGTAAAAAAGCAGGCACTATGTTTTGGGTTGGTTCCGAAACTCCTATTCAAGATATGCGGCCCACACACTGGAAAGTGTATGATGAGTCGATGAAAGATTCAGCCAGAATAGATACCGTTGTAAAATGGCTGAGTTACGATGATCCCGGACAGGTAGATTTCGCCACCCTGTACTTTCACTTTGTAGATACCCAAGGACACTGGTACGGCCCTGATTCCCCGCAAGTAATTGAAGCCATAAAAAGAGCAGATGAGTTAGTGGGATATTTGATACAACGGATGAATGAAGAAGCTCTGACTGATATTACAAACCTGATGATTGTTTCTGATCATGGAATGGCAGAAGTTTCTCAAGACAAGATTGTGGTTTTGGATGACATGATTAACCCGGATGACCTGGAGGTGGTTGCCTACAGCCCGGCGTTGATGGCTAATGTAAAGGGTGATAAGCTGGATGAAGTGTATACGGCACTGAAACAAAACGAAGAACATTTTAAGGTATATAAGAAGGAAAACATTCCTGAAAGGTATCACTTGAAAAATCATCCGAGAGTTCCTGAACTTTTATTGGTAGCGGATTTGGGATATACCATCAATTCAAAAGAATACTTTGATGCACGAGAAGATTACCCTTCAGGTGGAGCACATGGCTTTGATAACCGTGAGAAAGAAATGCATGCTATTTTTGTAGCTAATGGGCCTGACTTCAAAAAAGGATATCAAATGAAGTCTTTTGAAAACATACACCTGTATGACCTGATGGCCACCCTTCTGAATATCAAACCGGCAAACACTGATGGGAGCATAGATAGTGTTTCTGTAATGCTGAATTAA
- a CDS encoding TonB-dependent receptor, which produces MLKYLSTVILIFGISGAVLAQSAIRGTVTEEGSGEPIIGANLILMGTNQGNATNLNGEYVIRDVQPGTYTIRVSSVGFVTITEEITVGSSDMELNFEMELTSASLTALEVFASRSDQTTPVAFSDVDQEAIQAQLGSRNLPEVLNITPSVYSTGEGGGSGDARINVRGFSQRNVAVMINGVPVNDMENGWVYWSNWDGIGDAARSIQVQRGISNVNLAVPSVGGTLNIITDPSANQAGGSVKFENGSGAFTKKTLQLNSGLINDKWAFSAVGVRKEGDGIVEGTWTDAWAYHLAASYQANEDNRFDLFVLGAPQRHGQNLYKLNTAAYDRSYALSLDGYDPAAADVHGELGRFANPNVSGVSSSYNGKQYIGDGAWVNSSIQSRYSKDFINERENFFHKPQINLNWYSELSDKLTMTNVLYYSGGQGGGTGTLGDIEWDYSHNQRVADWDATIADNAYDPVNNPNSESNGIIRNSRNNQWTIGDILKLSYQATENFEIQAGLDWRTAEIEHYREVRDLLGGEYYVETNNELNPNYRARLGDKVAYDFTNTVDWYGGYVQGEYVTDQYSVYATGGISTIKYTHENFFLEENGSPLTRESDNIVGYQVKGGGLYNINDNLGAYVNVGFISKVPIFDNVISDFNGAINEDPQNEKFFFYEAGLRYRDASGKFGVNANYYLTDRQDRSFTRGVQQEDGSDGIINISGLDQMHSGVELETSYKPNDWVRLDVAGSYNLWEYQNDVSAVYLTDQGDPGSAQNINLYLEGLKVGNAPQAQLAYVLGLQPSNNVDVQLVGTSFYRHWSDFNPIGRDDETDRAQPWQAPNYTVFNLHVNYTFDDILEGTTFFLNMFNLLDETYIQDAVDNSRFNDFDGDHDADDAEVFLGLPRRYNFGIRVNF; this is translated from the coding sequence ATGCTTAAATATCTATCCACTGTAATTTTAATCTTTGGTATTTCTGGAGCAGTACTTGCACAGTCTGCTATCAGAGGTACGGTTACTGAAGAAGGTTCAGGGGAGCCAATCATAGGCGCTAACCTGATCTTGATGGGAACCAACCAAGGTAATGCAACTAACCTTAACGGTGAATACGTAATCCGGGATGTTCAGCCGGGAACTTACACTATCCGTGTATCCAGTGTTGGATTTGTAACTATCACCGAAGAAATCACTGTTGGTTCTAGTGATATGGAACTGAATTTTGAAATGGAACTAACCAGTGCTTCACTAACGGCACTTGAGGTTTTTGCTTCCCGTTCAGATCAAACCACACCGGTTGCTTTCTCTGATGTAGATCAGGAAGCTATTCAGGCTCAATTAGGTTCGCGTAACCTTCCTGAAGTGTTAAATATTACTCCTTCTGTTTATTCAACCGGAGAAGGTGGAGGTTCCGGTGATGCCCGAATTAACGTTCGTGGATTCAGCCAACGTAATGTTGCTGTTATGATCAACGGTGTACCTGTAAATGATATGGAAAATGGCTGGGTATACTGGTCTAACTGGGATGGTATTGGTGATGCTGCCCGTTCTATCCAGGTTCAAAGAGGTATTTCTAATGTAAACCTTGCAGTACCTTCAGTGGGTGGTACGCTTAACATTATTACGGATCCTAGTGCGAATCAAGCAGGCGGTTCTGTGAAGTTTGAAAATGGAAGCGGTGCTTTTACCAAAAAGACCCTTCAATTAAATTCCGGTTTAATCAATGACAAGTGGGCTTTCAGCGCTGTAGGTGTGCGTAAAGAAGGCGACGGTATCGTTGAAGGAACCTGGACCGATGCATGGGCTTATCACTTGGCTGCTTCGTATCAAGCCAATGAAGACAATCGCTTTGATCTTTTTGTATTGGGTGCCCCTCAACGTCACGGACAAAACCTGTACAAATTGAATACCGCTGCTTACGACCGTTCTTACGCATTGAGCCTTGACGGTTACGACCCGGCGGCTGCAGATGTACACGGTGAATTAGGTCGTTTCGCCAACCCCAATGTATCCGGAGTTTCTTCTTCATACAATGGAAAACAATATATTGGTGACGGTGCATGGGTGAATTCTTCTATCCAGAGCCGGTACAGCAAAGATTTTATTAACGAGCGTGAAAACTTTTTTCACAAGCCGCAAATTAACCTGAACTGGTATAGTGAGTTAAGCGATAAGCTTACCATGACTAACGTACTTTACTATTCCGGAGGACAAGGTGGTGGAACCGGTACTCTTGGGGATATCGAGTGGGATTATAGCCACAACCAGCGTGTAGCTGACTGGGATGCTACTATTGCTGATAACGCTTATGACCCAGTCAATAATCCAAATTCAGAATCCAATGGAATTATTCGTAACAGCCGTAACAACCAATGGACCATCGGTGATATTCTGAAACTGTCTTACCAGGCAACTGAAAATTTTGAAATTCAGGCCGGGCTTGACTGGAGAACAGCTGAGATTGAGCATTACCGTGAGGTACGTGACCTGCTTGGCGGAGAATACTACGTTGAAACCAACAATGAGCTGAATCCAAACTACCGGGCAAGATTAGGTGATAAAGTTGCTTATGACTTTACAAACACCGTAGACTGGTATGGCGGGTATGTTCAGGGTGAGTATGTAACTGACCAATACAGTGTATATGCTACTGGTGGTATTTCAACAATTAAGTATACTCATGAAAACTTTTTCCTAGAGGAAAATGGCAGCCCATTGACTCGTGAGTCTGATAACATTGTTGGATATCAGGTAAAAGGTGGCGGTCTTTATAATATCAATGATAATCTGGGTGCATATGTAAATGTAGGTTTCATTTCTAAAGTGCCGATCTTTGATAACGTAATTAGCGATTTCAATGGTGCTATTAATGAAGATCCTCAAAATGAAAAATTCTTTTTCTATGAAGCGGGTCTTCGCTATCGTGATGCCAGCGGTAAGTTTGGCGTAAATGCCAACTACTACTTGACTGACCGTCAGGACCGATCATTTACAAGAGGTGTGCAGCAAGAAGATGGAAGTGATGGTATTATTAACATTTCCGGTCTTGATCAAATGCACTCCGGTGTTGAATTGGAAACTTCTTATAAGCCTAATGACTGGGTTCGTTTGGATGTTGCCGGTTCTTATAACCTTTGGGAATACCAAAACGATGTTTCTGCTGTTTATCTGACAGATCAAGGAGATCCTGGAAGTGCGCAAAACATAAATCTATATCTTGAAGGCCTGAAAGTAGGTAATGCGCCTCAGGCTCAATTGGCTTATGTCCTTGGATTGCAGCCTTCCAATAATGTTGACGTTCAATTAGTGGGAACCTCTTTCTACCGTCACTGGTCAGACTTTAACCCAATCGGTCGGGATGATGAAACGGACAGAGCACAACCATGGCAAGCACCTAACTATACGGTGTTTAATCTGCACGTGAACTATACATTTGATGATATCCTTGAAGGAACAACCTTCTTCCTGAACATGTTCAACCTGCTTGATGAAACATATATTCAGGATGCAGTTGACAATAGTCGTTTTAACGACTTTGATGGAGACCACGATGCGGATGACGCTGAGGTATTCTTAGGTCTTCCAAGACGTTATAATTTTGGAATCCGTGTTAATTTCTAA
- a CDS encoding carboxypeptidase regulatory-like domain-containing protein: protein MRSLYTVTLFMSLVLLPLLSYGQGVTTSTITGTVVDTNGEVLPGATILATHEPSGSEYGTATNERGNFTIRNMRVGGPYTVRITFVGFEPRIEEGIYLELGERYEIEAVLAEDAAELGELEIVAGGVFDQTRTGVSSNVREQDIDNAPTVGRDLADFTRLIPQAYVANDDDDGPAISIAGQNNRYNSIFIDGAVNNDVFGLSAQGTNGGQTGTTPISLDAIEQFQINLSPYSVTQGGFTGGAINAITRSGTNNFEGSVYYFRRSEGLAGKTPSAIIDAEGGERERLPAFTNNRIGLRLGGPIVEDKLFFFANLEFLRSETPQPFAGNYSGTAGISGLQDLRQFLVDEVGYDPGSFGDAESTLDSDQALFKLNWNISQNHKLMARHSYVKATNVDGFGSSSFNINYSGRNEVFPSTTNSTALELSSTFGDNKANKFILGYTRVRDDRGVNGQAFPTVNIEDGDGDIFLGNEPFSTANILEQDIFTITNDFSLFLGDHTLTIGTHNEFYDISNLFIPFNYGWYFFSDQDGNGTGVDEFRQSVQAVNDPNIDPALSFVLRGFSLVGDNSNVGDNSENIGAFNAYQIGFYVEDEWQVNNNFRLTGGLRFDVPGITTEPRFAPDVFETTIPDLKQFHDLNGATPGEPPSAQLYVSPRLGFNMDLSGDKTTQIRGGAGVFLGRVPFVWPGGMYLNNGANTGILAEFGPNEFRPNVENGLTLVDYGRSEDELIPSGRLEIFEENFKYPRVFRTGIGIDRELSYGFTGTLEAQFTKNINNILVTNINLKPANETLDGPDNRPIYAHGFETFDPNVIDQSATLIDDRYQNIHRVGNTSEGYSYDISATLSKEFNSGLFTSLSYTYGDSYTINDGTSSQINSIWDGMEHVNGANNLGLSRSDFSLGHRIIANINYRKEFFNNLATSVSIFMDASSGRPFSYTIAGSEDMLGENGGNTALMYIPENASDLAYVGTPAEQAAQAEELEAFISSSDYLDSRRGKYAERNGVRGPFEFVLDLKVKQEIFADVMNRQQKVELTFDVFNFTNLLGEIVGANWGKRYTIGGSRSIVRFEEFQDASNGDFTPVYSVIIPNGVNSQEELYNRNIQDSGTYSSRWLAQIGLRYSF from the coding sequence ATGAGATCTTTATATACGGTTACATTATTTATGTCTTTAGTGTTATTGCCGCTTTTGTCTTATGGGCAGGGTGTTACCACCTCAACCATAACAGGTACGGTAGTTGATACTAACGGAGAAGTTTTACCCGGAGCAACTATACTAGCTACTCACGAGCCTTCGGGTTCAGAGTACGGGACCGCAACAAACGAAAGGGGTAATTTTACAATCCGAAATATGCGTGTTGGCGGGCCTTATACCGTTCGAATTACATTTGTTGGTTTCGAGCCAAGAATAGAGGAAGGTATATATCTGGAACTTGGAGAAAGGTATGAAATTGAAGCCGTTTTGGCTGAGGATGCTGCCGAATTAGGTGAGCTCGAAATTGTTGCAGGAGGTGTTTTTGACCAAACTCGAACCGGGGTTAGCAGTAATGTTAGAGAACAAGATATTGATAATGCGCCAACAGTGGGTAGAGATCTTGCTGATTTTACCAGGTTGATACCTCAGGCTTATGTTGCTAACGATGATGATGACGGTCCTGCTATTTCTATTGCCGGTCAAAATAATCGATATAACTCAATTTTCATTGATGGGGCAGTTAATAATGATGTATTCGGGCTGTCTGCTCAGGGAACTAATGGTGGGCAGACAGGAACTACCCCCATAAGTTTAGATGCAATTGAGCAATTTCAAATTAACCTATCACCTTACAGTGTAACTCAAGGTGGATTTACCGGAGGTGCAATTAATGCTATTACTCGAAGTGGTACTAATAATTTTGAAGGTTCTGTTTATTATTTCAGAAGAAGTGAAGGGTTAGCAGGTAAAACCCCTTCTGCTATTATTGATGCTGAGGGAGGAGAAAGAGAAAGATTACCTGCTTTCACTAATAATAGAATTGGTCTTAGATTAGGTGGTCCGATTGTAGAGGACAAATTATTCTTTTTTGCAAACCTTGAATTTTTAAGATCAGAAACTCCTCAGCCTTTTGCAGGGAACTATTCAGGAACGGCAGGAATTTCTGGATTACAAGATCTGCGACAATTTCTTGTGGATGAGGTGGGATATGATCCGGGGTCTTTCGGTGATGCTGAATCTACATTAGACAGTGATCAGGCACTATTCAAATTAAATTGGAACATTAGCCAGAACCATAAGCTTATGGCTCGTCACAGCTATGTGAAAGCCACTAATGTTGACGGATTTGGAAGCTCAAGTTTTAATATTAACTATTCAGGTCGTAACGAAGTTTTCCCCAGCACCACTAATTCAACTGCTTTAGAACTGAGTAGTACTTTTGGCGACAACAAAGCTAACAAGTTTATCTTGGGTTATACTAGAGTGCGAGATGATCGTGGCGTGAATGGTCAGGCTTTTCCAACAGTAAATATTGAAGATGGAGATGGTGATATATTTTTGGGTAATGAACCTTTTTCAACTGCAAACATACTTGAGCAGGATATCTTTACGATAACGAATGACTTTAGCTTATTTCTTGGAGACCATACTTTAACCATTGGTACTCATAATGAGTTTTATGATATATCGAACCTGTTTATTCCGTTCAACTATGGATGGTATTTCTTTTCCGACCAAGATGGCAACGGAACGGGTGTAGACGAATTCAGGCAATCAGTTCAAGCGGTTAATGATCCAAACATTGATCCTGCCTTGTCATTTGTTTTAAGAGGTTTCTCACTTGTCGGAGACAACAGCAATGTTGGGGATAATTCGGAAAATATCGGAGCATTTAATGCTTACCAAATAGGTTTTTATGTTGAAGATGAATGGCAAGTAAATAATAATTTCAGACTCACCGGAGGCCTTCGGTTTGATGTGCCAGGAATCACGACGGAACCTCGATTTGCTCCGGATGTTTTTGAAACAACTATACCTGACCTTAAACAATTCCATGATTTGAATGGAGCAACGCCGGGCGAGCCTCCGTCAGCACAACTATATGTTTCACCACGTTTAGGTTTCAATATGGATCTATCTGGTGATAAGACCACCCAAATTAGGGGGGGAGCTGGAGTATTTCTTGGAAGAGTACCATTCGTCTGGCCGGGTGGAATGTACTTGAATAACGGAGCTAATACCGGGATTTTAGCTGAGTTCGGCCCGAATGAATTTCGTCCGAATGTGGAAAATGGTTTGACACTTGTTGACTATGGGCGAAGTGAGGATGAGCTTATTCCAAGTGGGCGTTTGGAGATTTTTGAAGAGAATTTTAAATATCCAAGGGTATTCAGAACTGGTATCGGTATAGATCGTGAACTATCTTATGGCTTTACGGGTACTCTGGAAGCGCAATTCACTAAAAATATCAACAATATTTTGGTGACGAATATTAACTTAAAACCTGCAAATGAAACTTTAGATGGACCGGATAACCGGCCAATTTATGCGCATGGTTTTGAAACCTTCGACCCTAATGTGATTGATCAATCAGCCACATTAATTGATGATCGTTATCAAAACATTCACCGAGTTGGTAATACTAGTGAAGGGTACAGTTATGATATTTCTGCTACTCTTAGCAAAGAATTTAACAGCGGATTATTTACCAGTCTATCGTATACATATGGCGACTCCTACACCATAAATGATGGTACTTCATCTCAAATAAATTCTATTTGGGATGGCATGGAGCATGTCAATGGGGCAAATAACTTGGGACTGTCACGTTCTGATTTTTCTTTAGGTCATAGAATTATCGCCAATATAAATTATCGCAAAGAGTTCTTTAATAATCTTGCGACATCTGTTTCTATTTTCATGGATGCTTCTTCTGGGCGTCCATTTTCTTACACCATTGCGGGTAGTGAAGACATGCTAGGTGAGAATGGTGGTAACACTGCCTTAATGTATATTCCTGAAAATGCTTCTGATCTAGCTTATGTAGGAACTCCGGCTGAACAGGCAGCCCAAGCTGAAGAGCTTGAAGCTTTCATAAGCAGTAGTGACTATTTAGATAGCAGAAGAGGGAAGTATGCTGAGAGAAATGGAGTAAGAGGTCCTTTTGAGTTTGTTCTGGACCTAAAAGTGAAACAAGAGATCTTTGCAGATGTAATGAATAGACAACAAAAAGTTGAACTTACTTTTGATGTGTTCAACTTTACAAACCTTTTAGGTGAAATTGTTGGTGCCAACTGGGGTAAACGATATACTATCGGTGGCTCAAGATCCATAGTTCGATTTGAAGAATTCCAAGATGCTTCAAATGGCGACTTCACTCCGGTATATTCGGTAATAATTCCTAATGGCGTTAATAGCCAGGAAGAACTCTATAACCGCAATATACAAGACTCTGGTACTTACAGTTCTCGTTGGTTAGCTCAAATAGGATTGAGATATAGTTTCTAA
- a CDS encoding TIGR04283 family arsenosugar biosynthesis glycosyltransferase: MISIIIPAYNEEKKIGDLIAYLYKHCRKEEAEIIVVDGGSTDNTVELAQKKGAVTVTSPQKGRARQMNYGAKNAKGEWLYFLHADTTPPPTFITDIRNAVDSGYDCGCFRLRFDSNQPVLKFYSWFTRFDIDFFRFGDQSLFVKKTLFEQINGFDEALMVMEDQEIVSRLKAHAQFSIISKPVFTSARKYENIGVFRLQLIFVLVVFLYYLRVNQYVIMHFYKENLK, encoded by the coding sequence ATGATCAGCATTATTATTCCTGCTTACAACGAAGAGAAAAAAATTGGGGATTTAATTGCCTATCTGTATAAGCACTGCCGCAAAGAAGAGGCAGAGATTATTGTAGTTGACGGAGGAAGCACAGATAACACGGTTGAATTGGCTCAAAAAAAGGGGGCTGTTACAGTTACTTCACCTCAAAAAGGCCGGGCAAGACAAATGAACTATGGAGCTAAAAATGCCAAGGGAGAATGGCTGTATTTTTTGCACGCTGACACTACTCCACCACCAACTTTTATTACAGATATCAGGAACGCAGTTGACTCGGGATATGATTGCGGGTGCTTTCGTTTACGGTTTGACAGCAATCAACCGGTATTGAAATTTTATTCGTGGTTTACTCGCTTCGATATCGATTTTTTCCGCTTTGGAGATCAAAGCCTGTTTGTAAAAAAGACTCTTTTCGAGCAAATTAATGGGTTTGATGAAGCTTTGATGGTGATGGAAGACCAGGAGATCGTAAGCCGGCTCAAAGCTCACGCACAATTTTCTATCATCTCCAAGCCGGTATTTACATCAGCAAGAAAATATGAGAATATAGGGGTTTTCAGATTACAGCTGATATTTGTGTTGGTAGTTTTTCTTTATTATTTAAGGGTAAACCAATATGTAATTATGCACTTTTATAAAGAAAATTTGAAATGA